GTGTAATTGAGAGCGGTCCCCCCTTTTTTTTCAGCGGAGAAGATGAACTCGCATGTATGTCTTTCCGGATTCGTGTTCTGGTAATCGTAATATAAAAATCCTCCTTTCAGTCCTTGTCGAGGAAGGCTCGGTGCTTCCATCACAACCTCTTCCCGCGATAAAAATCTGAATGTTGGGATCCAAGAATCTGAACTAATCTCTCTATTTCTATCGTATGAAAAATAATCATACATCTGAAGACCGATATTCGTGATCCACTTTTCAGAATTAGAATATACTGGAATAATAAAGCCTAACGTTTTGAGTGCATGAGGACTGATCTTTGCAAGAATTCTTCTTTCTCTTAAGGATTCTCTCACTAGTCCGAACTCTGCATTCTTTAAATATCTTAAACCTCCATGGATCAACTTGGAGGTGGCCTGAGTAGTTCCAGAGGCAAAATCATTTTTCTCTACAAGAAGAGCCTTTAACCCGCGTAAGGTGGAATCCCACAAAGTAGTGGCTCCTGTAATGCCACCACCTATCACTAAGGTATCGAAAACTTGAGAAGAAATCGGAAATGCAGGAGTTTTAGCGTGTTTAGTTTTTGCCATAGATTCACAGTTTGGATTTGAGAACTCGGTCGGTCAAGACTTTAGAAATTACACAAGTTCTTTACTCCAAATGAGTAGATGATAATTTTAGTTTAGACCCGGTTCTTATTTCCCACTTATTTAAGGGACTTGAACCGAACGGAGTTCGATTCAATAGATGTCATATACTTCCTCCCGGGCAGGTAGTTTTCAAAACAAATGGAAAGCAATTCTAGGTTTTTTTAAAAAGGACCCGGATAGAGAATTATATAAGAAAGAATATACTGAAGATCTAAAAAGGCAAACTCGCACGATCCAATATCCTGGTGCAGTGCTTGCAATGTTTGTTTGGTTGGGTTTCGCATTCGGAACGGACCAAAAACTACATCCTGAATTTCCAGAATTATTCTATTTCCGGATTGGTTTCTCATTAGTAGGCGTCCTTAGTTTAATTTTCCTTCTCTTGGACACGTTGTTCAAGATTCCTACTCGTAAATATAGTTTGGAAATGGCGTATGTATACATCGCCTATCTATTACTTTGTACATCCTTTTTTACCGGCAGAATAGCGGATGATCCGAATTACGTATCCGGTCTCCAAATCGCTCTGATCACTATCGCGTTTGTCCCTCTCCCTAAGAGATCGTATTATATATTCTTAATATTTTCGATTTTATCCTTTTTGAGTTCTATCCTGATATACTCTCCAAATTTGAGCACTCCGCAAGCTGCTTATTCCATGCAGAACTTGGGGATCGCATACATTCTCACACTAGTATTTTCCATAATTCTGGAAAGATATCGATTCGTAAGTTTTGTAAGCAGATTTAAGATCCAGGAAAGTAATAGGGAAATTTCCGAAAAAATGCAACTGATCCAAGCTTTGAAAGAAAAGCAGGACGGGGATTATTTTTTAACTGCGCTACTTCTTTCGCCTCTGATCAAACTGGACAATTCCGAAAATTCGGGAGTCAAAGTGGAATTCCTACTAGATCAGTACAAAAAGTTCTCCTTTAAAGAGAAGGACTATGAACTGGGTGGAGACTTCTTAAGCGCTTATATAATAAAGATCCAGGATAGAGAATACACAGCGTTCATCAATGGGGATGCAATGGGAAAATCTATCCAGGGTGCCGGTGGAGCCTTGGTATTAGGTTCCGTATTCAATTCTATCATTAGCCGCACTAGACTCTCTCCGGAGATACAATCCAAATCTCCGGAACGTTGGTTGAAAGAAGCATTTATAGATCTACAGAACGTATTCGAGACATTCGACGGATTTATGCTGATCTCTGCTGTTTTAGGGATCGTAGAACATACTACCGGGGTTATGTATTATATCAATGCCGAACATCCTTGGCCAGTTCTATATAGAGATGGGAAAGCAATGTTCTTAGGATCGGAATCCAATATTCGTAAATTAGGGATTTCTGAAATATTCGGCTCCAAGATCCAGGTCCAAACATTCCGTATGCTTCCTGGAGACACGATCTTCAGCGGATCAGACGGAAGAGATGATCTAGTCTTAGAAGAGGATTTTTCCGGTAAAAGGATCATGAACGAGGATGAGACAATCTTCTTAGCGTCGGTGGAAGAAAGTGGAGGAGAATTAAAAACGATCCGCAGATCCCTGATCAGCAGAGGAAAACTTTCCGACGATTTAAGTATATTATCTATTTCTTATAATCCTTCTAGAAATCCGTATATGGAAGACAAAAAATCCATTATGGAAGCAGAGTCGGCTTTCCAAAAAGGAAACACAAAAGACGCGATAAACATCTTAGAAGAAGGCCTAAAAAGATCAGGTAAAGTAGGAGAAAGTTATTTTCCTCAGGTAGCCAAACTTCTTTCCAAATGGTACGATAAAATATCCGAATTCAAAAAAGCGGCAGAATGGGCGGAGAAGTCCTTATCCTGGGACCCTTCGGAAACGGACCTGCTATTCTATTCTTCTATCCTTTGGAAAAAGGCTTTTACCCAGAAAAAAGATACTGAATACTTAAAATCTGCTGCAGAGTTAGGAGAGAAGTTAAGAGTTCGTTCTCCTAATCACTTCAAAAACTTGATCAATCTGTCGGATATTTATAGATTACTTGGAAATTCATTCAGGGCTAAAAAGTTATTGGATGAGGCCTCCCTTCTTTCACCAGATGATCCAAAGATCGCGGAATTAAAAAAACGTCTATAGGACTTCTATAGAATTCGGATATAAGAGTTCCTAAAGATCTCCATTAGATCAGCATCGAGTATCCTTTTTACCTTGCCCTCTGGAAAGATTCGTATTTATTGGAAACGTTTTAAATTAATCGGAGATAAGACCCCATGTTCTACCACGAGCTCAATCCCAAAATCGACTATTCCAGATCCAATCTTAGATGGAATGCCTGGGGTGCAAACGATCAGGATTTCGGTAGAAAGGCGCAGATGCCTGAAATACTCAAACTTCTCCAAAGAGAATTTAAGT
Above is a genomic segment from Leptospira johnsonii containing:
- a CDS encoding SpoIIE family protein phosphatase, which encodes MSYTSSRAGSFQNKWKAILGFFKKDPDRELYKKEYTEDLKRQTRTIQYPGAVLAMFVWLGFAFGTDQKLHPEFPELFYFRIGFSLVGVLSLIFLLLDTLFKIPTRKYSLEMAYVYIAYLLLCTSFFTGRIADDPNYVSGLQIALITIAFVPLPKRSYYIFLIFSILSFLSSILIYSPNLSTPQAAYSMQNLGIAYILTLVFSIILERYRFVSFVSRFKIQESNREISEKMQLIQALKEKQDGDYFLTALLLSPLIKLDNSENSGVKVEFLLDQYKKFSFKEKDYELGGDFLSAYIIKIQDREYTAFINGDAMGKSIQGAGGALVLGSVFNSIISRTRLSPEIQSKSPERWLKEAFIDLQNVFETFDGFMLISAVLGIVEHTTGVMYYINAEHPWPVLYRDGKAMFLGSESNIRKLGISEIFGSKIQVQTFRMLPGDTIFSGSDGRDDLVLEEDFSGKRIMNEDETIFLASVEESGGELKTIRRSLISRGKLSDDLSILSISYNPSRNPYMEDKKSIMEAESAFQKGNTKDAINILEEGLKRSGKVGESYFPQVAKLLSKWYDKISEFKKAAEWAEKSLSWDPSETDLLFYSSILWKKAFTQKKDTEYLKSAAELGEKLRVRSPNHFKNLINLSDIYRLLGNSFRAKKLLDEASLLSPDDPKIAELKKRL